A genome region from Camelina sativa cultivar DH55 chromosome 10, Cs, whole genome shotgun sequence includes the following:
- the LOC104719901 gene encoding heterodimeric geranylgeranyl pyrophosphate synthase small subunit, chloroplastic-like — protein sequence MLFSASATPLVPSLCFLAAEKPVNRRPMMMRLSGGAIGSSNFDLRTYWGTLMSEINQKLDEAIPVKYPAGIYEAMRYSVLAQGAKRAPPVMCVAACELFGGDRLAAFPTACALEMFVVIYK from the exons ATGTTGTTTAGTGCCTCAGCGACACCACTAGTGCCCAGCTTGTGTTTTCTTGCGGCGGAGAAACCCGTCAATCGTCGTCCTATGATGATGAGACTATCAGGCGGAGCAATTGGGTCTTCGAATTTCGATCTGAGGACGTATTGGGGGACTCTGATGAGCGAGATCAACCAGAAGCTCGACGAGGCGATACCGGTCAAGTACCCTGCGGGGATCTACGAGGCGATGAGATACTCGGTGCTCGCACAAGGCGCCAAGCGTGCCCCTCCAGTCATGTGTGTGGCCGCCTGCGAGCTTTTCGGTGGCGATCGCCTCGCCGCTTTCCCAACCGCATGTGCCCTAGAAATG TTTGTTGTGATCTATAAATAG